The Streptomyces hundungensis genome contains the following window.
CCGCCCGCCGCCGTGCCGCAGCAGGCGGTCGGCGACGGCGGCCCCATCAACTACGCGCATCCGCGGCGCCAGACCAGCACGCCTCCGCCGCCGGCCCCCGTGGCACCGCCCGCGGCCCCCGGCGAGCCCGCGCGGCCGGTCGCCGGGGACGCGAGCGGCTGGTCCATGGACGAGCGGCTCTACAACCAGGTGTGGGGCATGTTCGAGGACCTGGCCCGCGCCGTCGCCGCCTACCGCAGCGCCGTCGACTTCGCGGACTCGCGGCTGGAGCAAGAGCTCGACCGGGCCCTGTCCGACCCGCGCGACCGCCTGGGCTCCTCGGGGGACCGGGCGCGCGAAGAGGCCCGCGTCAAGCGGGAGGAGCTCGTCGACCGGGCCAGAGAGGCGCTCGACCGCGACCTGGCCCAGCTCACCGCCGAGTCGGAGGTCGTCGAGCCCGCGCTGCCGCCCGCGTACGCCCGCTGGGACAACCCGGTGTGGCACGGCTACCGGGTGCCGATGGAACTCCCGATGGCGCTGCGGATCGGGGACCTCCATCTGCCCGAGCAGCCGCAGTTGCGCATTCCGATGCTGATCCGGCTGCCCCTTGAGCGCGGACTGTGGATCGACTCCGGCCGCAGCGGTTTCGAAGCGGCCGCCTTCCTCGACCCCGACCAGGCCAAGGGCCTCGCGGTGGACACCGCGGTGGCCGTCGCGGCACGTCTGCTCGCGGTGTACCCGGCCCATGAGTTCACGCTCCATGTCATCGACCCGGCGGGCGCGGCCGCCGCCCGGCTCGCCCCGCTCACACGCTCCGGGGTGCTCGCGGCGCCGCCCGCGGCCGGCGCCGCCGGAGTGTCCGAAGTGCTGGCCAGGCTCACCGAGCGGGTGGACCTCGTCCAGATGGCGGTACGGGCCGGGGCGGGCGTCGACGCGCTGCCGCCGGGGATGGACACCGCGGAGCAGCTCCTCATCGTCAACGACTTCCCGCACGGCTTCGACGACCGCGCCCTCAACCAACTGCGCTACCTCGCCGACGAGGGGCCCTCGGTCGGCGTGCATCTGCTCATGATCGCCGACCGCGAGGAGGCCAGTGAGTACGGTCCGGTCCTCCAGCCGTTGTGGCGTTCGCTGCTGCGCCTGACCCCGGCCCCCGACGACCACCTCGCCGACCCGTGGGTGGGGCATGCCTGGACGTACGAGCCGCCGCTCGCGCCGTCCGGCAGCCGGGTCCTGGAGCAGGTGCTCGGACAGGTCGGGGAGGCCCGCGCCGCTTGGCCCCGTTAGCGGACCGCGCGCGCCACGGGAGTGAACGGACCGCCCGCGCCAGGGGAGCGTCGGCTCCGCCATGCGTGATGAGCCAGACCTCTTTGACCTGGCCTTTTGTATTGTCTTTACCCATCTCTTTACCTTCTCTTGGTCAATCGGGTAGGCTGCTTGCAGCGGAGGGGAGTACTCCCGACTGCGGCGTTCCCGTCAATACGGACCCACGGGACGGGTCCCGGGGCGCCGGCCCGCGGCGCGAGGGAAGGCGCCCGGGTGGAAGAGACCTCCGGCAGCGACGACGCTGATCAGTAGCCGTACGACGCCGGAGGCGCAGTGGACGTTTCAATGACCCTGTGGGTACTGACCATCCTTGGTCTGTGTGCCCTGATCGCGGCCGACTTCTTCATCGGGCGCAAGCCCCATGACGTGTCGGTCAAGGAAGCCGGCGTCTGGACCGTGGTCTGGATCGTGCTGGCGGCCCTGTTCGGCCTCGGCCTGCTGTTCTTCGGCCACAGCCAGGCGTCCGGCGAGTTCTTCGCGGGCTTCATCACCGAGAAGTCGCTCTCCGTCGACAACCTCTTCGTCTTCATCCTGATCATGGCGAAGTTCTCGGTGCCCTCGCAGCTGCAACAACGGGTGCTGCTCTTCGGCGTGTTGATCGCCCTCGTACTGCGCGCGATCTTCATCGCGGCCGGTGCCGCGGTGATCGCCAACTTCTCCTGGGTCTTCTACATCTTCGGCGCGTTCCTGATCTACACCGCCTGGAAGCTCATCCAGGAAGCGCGCTCCGGCGACGAGGAGGAGGAGTTCGAGGAGAACCGCCTGCTGAAGTCCGTCGAGAAGAGGTTCGGCGTCGCCGACCGCTACCACGGCACCAAGCTGTTCGTGGCGAAGAACGGCAAGAAGATCATGACGCCGCTGATGGTCGTCATGCTCGCCATCGGCACCACCGACGTGCTCTTCGCGATGGACTCGATCCCGGCGATCTTCGGCCTCACCCAGGACCCGTACATCGTCTTCACCGCCAACGCCTTTGCGCTGATGGGACTGCGCCAGCTGTACTTCCTGATCGGCGGCCTGCTCAAGAAGCTGGTCCACCTCAGCTACGGCCTGTCGGTGATCCTGGGCTTCATCGGCGTAAAGCTGGTGCTGCACGCCCTGCACGAGAACGGGGTGGACGTCCCCGAGATCTCCATCCCGCTCTCCCTGGGTGTCATCTGCGGCGTCCTGGTCATCACCACCATCACCAGCCTCGTCGCCGCCCGTAAGCAGGCGGCGGCGCAGGAGCCCGAGAAGGACAGCATCGGCGCCTGAGCGCGCGGATCGAGGCGGCCCCCCCTGGCCCTCCCGGCCCCCTATGCGGGGGCCGCCTCCGACTCCGTCCCCGTAACGCGCCGCACCACCGGGCGAGTCTCCGGCAGCAGCGCGAAGCAGGCCAGGCTCAGCAGCCCGACTCCGGCCAGATACGCGGCGACGCCCCACGGCGGCCCGTCGCGGCCGGCCAGTGCCGTCGCCGCGATCGGCGTCAGGGCGCCGCCCACCACCCCGCCCAGGTTGTAGCCGACCGCGGCCCCCGTGCAGCGCACCCTCGGCTCGTACAGCTCCGGGAGATACGCCGCGATCACCCCGAACATGGTGATGAACGCCAGCATCGCGCCGAGGAATCCGGTGAACATCCACAGGGGCTCGGCGGTCCCGAGCAGCGCCACCATCGGGAACATCCACACCACCGCCGCACCGCACCCCGCCAGGCACAGCGGTCTGCGTCCGTAGCGGTCACCGAGCAGCGCCGCCAGCGGGGTCACCGCGCCCATGATCGCCACCGCGGCCATGACGCAGACCAGAGCCACCGTGCGGTCCACGCCGAGCCGCTGTGTCGCATACGCCAGCGACCAGGTGGTGACCGCGTAGAACAGGGCGTACCCGACCGCGAGAGCGCCCGCGGTGAGCAGCACCAACCGCCAGTGGCCGCGCGCCACTTCGAGCAGCGGCAGCGTGGCCGGTTCGCCCATCTCGCGGAAGTGCGGGGTCTCCGCCAGTGAGGTCCGCAGCAGCAGGCCGCCCAGCGCGAGCAGCCCGGCGGCCCAGAACGGCACCCGCCAACCCCAGTCGTGGAACTGGGCGTCGGTCAGCCCGGCGGACAGGGCGAGGACGAGCCCGTTGGCGAGCAGGAAGCCGATGGAGGGGCCGATCTGCGGAAAGCTCGTCCACAGGGCCCGCCGGTGGGCGGGCGCGTGTTCGGCCGTGAGCAGCACCGCGC
Protein-coding sequences here:
- a CDS encoding TerC family protein, with protein sequence MDVSMTLWVLTILGLCALIAADFFIGRKPHDVSVKEAGVWTVVWIVLAALFGLGLLFFGHSQASGEFFAGFITEKSLSVDNLFVFILIMAKFSVPSQLQQRVLLFGVLIALVLRAIFIAAGAAVIANFSWVFYIFGAFLIYTAWKLIQEARSGDEEEEFEENRLLKSVEKRFGVADRYHGTKLFVAKNGKKIMTPLMVVMLAIGTTDVLFAMDSIPAIFGLTQDPYIVFTANAFALMGLRQLYFLIGGLLKKLVHLSYGLSVILGFIGVKLVLHALHENGVDVPEISIPLSLGVICGVLVITTITSLVAARKQAAAQEPEKDSIGA
- a CDS encoding TerD family protein, whose translation is MTAELVRGQNHPLPGTRLEIRVSAGTPVVAAATLGDEQGRVRAVEQVAHPGSPTLPGLEVSRQAAADHRLAVDLEALDEGVHRVNVLLALPFGTPGPSRFAAVAAPFVAVTGLDGTEIASFTLTGLGVESAVVAVELYRRQGAWKIRAIGQGYEGGLAALLADQGLAEAGQVAAAIQEAVTLGVSRSVSAPPPRTSDDTRVRTPGPGATGAPGGPAPADPEPPAAVPQQAVGDGGPINYAHPRRQTSTPPPPAPVAPPAAPGEPARPVAGDASGWSMDERLYNQVWGMFEDLARAVAAYRSAVDFADSRLEQELDRALSDPRDRLGSSGDRAREEARVKREELVDRAREALDRDLAQLTAESEVVEPALPPAYARWDNPVWHGYRVPMELPMALRIGDLHLPEQPQLRIPMLIRLPLERGLWIDSGRSGFEAAAFLDPDQAKGLAVDTAVAVAARLLAVYPAHEFTLHVIDPAGAAAARLAPLTRSGVLAAPPAAGAAGVSEVLARLTERVDLVQMAVRAGAGVDALPPGMDTAEQLLIVNDFPHGFDDRALNQLRYLADEGPSVGVHLLMIADREEASEYGPVLQPLWRSLLRLTPAPDDHLADPWVGHAWTYEPPLAPSGSRVLEQVLGQVGEARAAWPR
- a CDS encoding MFS transporter, with product MLRLAAASLAGTAIEFYDFFVYGTAAALILGPLFFPTFSALAGTLAAFGTFGVGFLARPLGSVLFGHVGDRYGRRPVMFASLALTGLATVAVGCVPSYATIGIAAPSLLLVLRFLQGLGLGGEWGGAVLLTAEHAPAHRRALWTSFPQIGPSIGFLLANGLVLALSAGLTDAQFHDWGWRVPFWAAGLLALGGLLLRTSLAETPHFREMGEPATLPLLEVARGHWRLVLLTAGALAVGYALFYAVTTWSLAYATQRLGVDRTVALVCVMAAVAIMGAVTPLAALLGDRYGRRPLCLAGCGAAVVWMFPMVALLGTAEPLWMFTGFLGAMLAFITMFGVIAAYLPELYEPRVRCTGAAVGYNLGGVVGGALTPIAATALAGRDGPPWGVAAYLAGVGLLSLACFALLPETRPVVRRVTGTESEAAPA